The following proteins are co-located in the Bacteroidales bacterium genome:
- a CDS encoding DUF4288 domain-containing protein → MKTLEKILNENGDWYIVEIIEKCEPVNRDEAQELRRVNTWGNHHLIKASSIEQAFDKAVKIGREGEYKFINADKIEMEWIFVGIGDLLPIYEDIEDGSELMWTDYGFISNRRTMRMPFEKKELMNLIKPKQKPNQKT, encoded by the coding sequence ATGAAAACACTAGAGAAAATATTAAACGAAAACGGAGATTGGTATATCGTTGAAATTATAGAAAAATGCGAACCAGTCAACCGTGATGAGGCACAAGAATTACGAAGAGTAAATACTTGGGGTAATCATCATTTGATTAAGGCAAGTTCCATAGAGCAAGCATTTGACAAAGCCGTAAAGATTGGAAGAGAAGGCGAATACAAATTCATAAATGCGGACAAAATTGAGATGGAATGGATTTTCGTCGGAATTGGGGATTTGTTACCGATTTATGAAGACATTGAAGATGGTTCAGAATTAATGTGGACTGATTACGGATTTATTAGCAACCGTAGGACAATGAGAATGCCTTTTGAAAAGAAGGAACTCATGAACTTGATAAAACCAAAACAAAAACCTAATCAAAAAACTTAA
- the selD gene encoding selenide, water dikinase SelD: protein MKYDLLSTVEYGGCSAKLPAAALSQALAGLPATPHPNLLVDIETHDDAGVYKINDELALIQTTDFFSPVCSDPFEFGQIAAANALSDVYAMGGEVLTALNIVAFPANVPLDVLHEILRGGIQKVIEAGGVIMGGHTIVDDVPKYGLAVTGIVHPEKIITNAAAIPGDVLILTKPLSAGIIMAGQRIGEVKQEHYQAVLESMKQLNKAAVPIIQKYGVKCATDITGFGLAGHALKMAKASYVSIKIFAEKLPVFEGSMELLNLGCIPGACFRNLEFTENDSLFDPSLSYEHKMLIMDAQTSGGLFICCKSTDADSMVRELREAGFEKTTVVGEVIDLAERSLICGL, encoded by the coding sequence ATGAAATACGATCTGTTAAGCACAGTTGAATACGGAGGCTGCTCGGCTAAATTACCAGCAGCGGCACTGAGTCAGGCACTCGCAGGATTGCCGGCCACCCCACATCCAAATCTTCTTGTTGATATAGAAACCCATGACGATGCAGGAGTTTATAAAATCAACGATGAACTGGCATTGATTCAAACCACTGATTTTTTCTCTCCCGTTTGTTCAGATCCTTTTGAGTTTGGCCAGATTGCCGCAGCCAATGCCCTCAGCGATGTGTATGCTATGGGCGGAGAAGTCTTAACAGCGCTAAACATCGTTGCATTTCCGGCCAATGTACCACTTGACGTTTTACACGAAATTTTACGGGGTGGGATTCAAAAAGTGATAGAAGCGGGCGGCGTAATCATGGGCGGGCATACCATCGTGGATGATGTTCCAAAATATGGCCTTGCCGTGACAGGCATTGTACATCCTGAAAAAATAATCACAAACGCAGCAGCAATTCCCGGCGATGTCCTGATTCTGACCAAACCCCTGAGCGCAGGGATTATTATGGCCGGGCAAAGGATCGGAGAAGTTAAGCAGGAACATTACCAGGCAGTGTTGGAAAGCATGAAACAGCTCAACAAAGCTGCTGTGCCAATCATTCAGAAATACGGCGTAAAATGCGCCACTGATATAACCGGATTTGGTCTGGCAGGTCATGCTCTCAAAATGGCCAAAGCGTCGTACGTTTCAATAAAGATTTTTGCTGAGAAACTTCCGGTTTTTGAAGGAAGCATGGAATTATTGAACCTGGGTTGCATCCCGGGCGCATGTTTCCGGAATCTTGAATTTACTGAAAATGACTCTTTGTTTGATCCATCATTAAGCTATGAACACAAAATGCTGATCATGGATGCGCAAACCTCCGGGGGTTTATTCATTTGCTGCAAATCAACGGATGCTGACAGCATGGTCAGGGAATTAAGAGAAGCTGGTTTTGAGAAAACAACAGTTGTTGGCGAAGTCATTGACCTGGCTGAAAGGAGCCTGATTTGTGGGTTATGA
- a CDS encoding aminotransferase class V-fold PLP-dependent enzyme, with protein MKIYLDNSATSFPKPAAVVQAMSDYINNYGASPGRSAHALSVKAAREVFETRELLARFFNLDNSERVIFSANATLALNIAIKGVLKPGDHAIISHMEHNSIHRPLKYLERNGIIELSVARCDNAGFIDLEHLKSLFRPNTKMVATIHGSNVAGTVQPIREIGKICREHGAVFLVDAAQTAGFINIDMHQDHIDILAFTGHKKLYGPPGIGGLCINKDVQIDTFIHGGSGSHSESDEHPAFYPDRLEAGTPNTVGIIGLKAGLEYVMKKGLENIRHLQLGLLEHLIRELKNLGNVIVYGPEGTESRLPLVSINIKNMLPSELSQMLDQKYGIMTRSGLHCSPLAHKTIGSFPQGTVRFSIGAFNTEDDINYTANAMKELLSKK; from the coding sequence ATGAAAATCTACCTCGATAATTCCGCTACCTCATTTCCCAAGCCAGCTGCCGTGGTTCAGGCAATGAGCGATTACATTAACAACTACGGAGCAAGCCCGGGGCGTTCGGCACATGCCTTATCCGTGAAGGCTGCCAGGGAAGTGTTTGAAACACGCGAATTGCTTGCCAGGTTTTTCAACCTTGATAATTCCGAAAGGGTGATCTTTTCTGCCAATGCCACACTGGCATTGAACATCGCGATCAAAGGGGTGCTGAAGCCGGGCGATCATGCCATTATCAGCCATATGGAACACAATTCAATACACAGGCCGCTGAAATATCTTGAGCGAAATGGCATCATAGAATTATCAGTTGCCAGGTGCGACAATGCTGGATTTATAGACCTGGAGCATCTGAAAAGCCTTTTTCGTCCGAACACAAAAATGGTGGCCACCATTCATGGTTCAAATGTTGCCGGAACGGTTCAACCCATCAGAGAAATTGGAAAGATATGCAGGGAACATGGAGCGGTTTTCCTGGTAGATGCCGCTCAAACTGCCGGGTTCATTAACATTGATATGCATCAGGATCATATTGACATCCTGGCTTTTACCGGACATAAGAAGCTTTACGGTCCTCCGGGAATTGGTGGCTTGTGCATTAATAAAGATGTTCAAATTGACACTTTCATTCATGGTGGATCGGGCAGCCATTCAGAGTCGGATGAACACCCGGCTTTTTACCCCGACAGGCTGGAAGCCGGAACGCCAAACACTGTCGGCATCATTGGATTGAAGGCTGGATTGGAATACGTGATGAAAAAGGGCCTGGAAAATATCCGGCATTTACAATTGGGATTACTCGAACACCTGATCCGTGAACTAAAGAACCTCGGCAACGTTATTGTTTACGGCCCCGAAGGAACTGAAAGCCGCCTGCCACTTGTTTCCATCAATATTAAAAACATGCTTCCAAGCGAACTTTCTCAAATGCTTGACCAAAAATACGGTATTATGACACGATCGGGTTTGCACTGCTCACCACTGGCGCATAAAACCATCGGTAGTTTTCCGCAGGGAACCGTAAGGTTCAGCATCGGGGCATTCAATACTGAAGACGATATCAATTACACGGCAAATGCAATGAAAGAATTACTAAGCAAAAAATAA
- the selB gene encoding selenocysteine-specific translation elongation factor: MKHLILGTAGHVDHGKTALIKALTGIDCDTHKEEKERGITINLGFAHLELSDEISIGVVDVPGHRDFIKTMVAGAYGIDFVLLVIAADSGIMPQTREHFNIIKMLGIRHGIVAINKADLVDDDTMELAKLEAMELLEGCPLENAPVVAVSSVTGSGIDDLRSELLKIAALIPEKSHVSNFRMYIDRIFNVRGIGIVVTGSVLEGEVSVGEELHLLPGGHGKLKVKSIERHGRQVEKVAAGDRAALNLSGLKYEDFERGMILSSKLLQETNLLDAQVELFPGNIRIGTWSHQIFHTGTFSSKARVHLITKNELLGAEKAVAQIHLEKPAILLANDRFILRNTSSDMTFGGGIILDPSPLHHRRRTEKLKNVLQNFAQIMTDQENLAGMIRFELQKSNTPLSIDQLASKSSKSESELLTIITANPGVAYGLHFEGKVFLADENHESNMVKAVLESLQHWHQQNPLNERGLEAHELAGKFNISSKGFDLFFLNQMLGKMVQTGKLKTVGATFALMDHKISFDRKAEEQLNRVEQIILVSGMVRSSLRELEAFAQQNQIRKSQLNSLLQHLVAKSRIYLIGDDVLHASIVDNARKLLLAKLSVSPRGINEKEFRTLIDGTKKGVQLLITLFLKEGIISKQTFYLLITEKGRVKSVNV, encoded by the coding sequence ATGAAACACCTGATCCTTGGTACAGCCGGTCATGTTGACCACGGAAAAACAGCCCTGATCAAGGCGCTGACAGGGATTGACTGCGACACACACAAAGAAGAAAAAGAACGTGGAATCACCATAAATCTTGGCTTCGCACACCTGGAATTGTCGGATGAAATTTCAATCGGCGTTGTAGATGTGCCCGGTCACAGGGATTTTATCAAAACCATGGTAGCAGGCGCTTATGGCATTGATTTCGTGCTGCTAGTCATCGCAGCCGATAGTGGGATCATGCCGCAAACCAGGGAGCACTTCAATATCATAAAAATGCTTGGGATCAGGCACGGTATTGTTGCGATCAATAAAGCCGACCTGGTGGATGACGACACTATGGAACTGGCCAAACTCGAAGCCATGGAATTGCTTGAAGGCTGTCCACTTGAAAATGCGCCGGTGGTGGCAGTTTCTTCGGTTACCGGCTCAGGAATTGATGACCTGAGAAGCGAATTATTAAAAATTGCCGCTTTGATTCCCGAAAAAAGCCATGTCTCAAATTTCAGAATGTACATTGACCGGATTTTTAATGTGCGGGGAATTGGTATAGTAGTCACAGGTTCGGTGCTTGAAGGCGAAGTAAGCGTGGGTGAGGAATTGCATCTCTTGCCCGGCGGGCATGGAAAGCTAAAAGTTAAAAGCATTGAACGCCACGGCAGGCAGGTTGAAAAAGTCGCAGCCGGTGATCGAGCTGCTTTGAACCTTTCTGGCTTGAAATACGAGGATTTTGAACGGGGCATGATTCTTTCTTCAAAACTTTTGCAGGAAACCAATTTGCTTGATGCCCAGGTTGAGCTTTTTCCGGGCAACATCAGGATCGGAACCTGGTCGCATCAGATTTTTCACACCGGAACATTCTCATCAAAAGCCCGGGTTCACCTGATCACGAAAAATGAACTGCTTGGTGCTGAAAAAGCAGTCGCACAGATTCACCTCGAAAAGCCTGCTATCCTGCTTGCCAACGACCGCTTTATCCTTCGCAACACTTCCAGCGACATGACTTTTGGTGGTGGTATAATCCTTGATCCCAGCCCCTTACATCATCGCCGCCGGACAGAAAAGTTAAAGAACGTTCTGCAAAACTTTGCCCAGATTATGACTGATCAGGAAAACCTGGCCGGCATGATCAGGTTCGAACTTCAAAAATCAAATACACCACTTTCGATTGATCAATTGGCTTCAAAATCATCCAAATCTGAATCCGAACTTCTAACTATAATTACTGCAAATCCTGGCGTGGCCTATGGTCTTCATTTCGAAGGGAAGGTCTTTCTGGCAGATGAAAACCATGAATCCAATATGGTAAAAGCTGTGTTAGAGAGTCTCCAACACTGGCATCAACAAAATCCTTTGAACGAGCGCGGGCTGGAAGCGCATGAGCTGGCTGGAAAATTCAACATCAGCAGCAAAGGGTTTGATCTTTTCTTCCTGAACCAGATGCTCGGAAAAATGGTACAGACTGGGAAGCTGAAAACGGTGGGGGCAACTTTCGCATTAATGGATCATAAAATAAGTTTCGATCGCAAAGCCGAAGAACAACTGAATCGGGTTGAGCAGATCATACTTGTTTCAGGAATGGTTCGCTCATCATTGAGAGAACTGGAAGCATTCGCTCAGCAAAATCAAATAAGAAAAAGCCAACTTAATTCCCTGCTACAGCACCTGGTGGCAAAAAGCAGGATTTACCTTATCGGCGATGATGTACTGCATGCAAGTATTGTTGACAACGCCCGTAAGTTGTTGCTGGCAAAATTATCCGTCAGTCCGCGTGGCATCAACGAAAAAGAATTCCGCACCCTGATTGATGGTACAAAAAAAGGCGTTCAGTTGCTAATTACACTTTTTCTGAAAGAAGGCATCATCAGCAAGCAAACTTTCTATTTGCTTATCACTGAAAAGGGAAGGGTGAAAAGTGTTAATGTGTGA
- a CDS encoding DUF3343 domain-containing protein: MPYHIFTFSSTHHVLKAEKLLISRGIKHEIIPTPKNISSDCGMSIRISPDISEPKTIADVLDENDIQYRISMQP; this comes from the coding sequence ATGCCTTATCACATTTTTACATTCAGCTCAACCCACCACGTTTTAAAAGCCGAAAAGCTTTTGATTAGCAGAGGAATCAAACATGAAATCATTCCCACACCTAAAAATATTTCGTCGGATTGCGGTATGTCAATCAGGATAAGTCCTGACATTAGCGAACCCAAGACCATTGCAGATGTTCTTGATGAAAACGACATACAATACAGAATTTCAATGCAGCCGTGA
- a CDS encoding ribbon-helix-helix domain-containing protein yields the protein MNFTSSLPTETLDQLDLYARKLRIPKNRIIEKALNAYFERLKKAEYELSFKKAANDEELFSLAEEGHDDYLKMLTEE from the coding sequence ATGAATTTCACAAGCTCTTTACCTACTGAAACTCTTGATCAGCTTGATCTATATGCGAGAAAACTTCGGATACCGAAAAACCGCATTATAGAAAAGGCTTTAAATGCTTATTTTGAAAGGCTTAAAAAAGCCGAATATGAGCTTTCGTTCAAGAAAGCCGCTAATGATGAAGAACTGTTTTCATTAGCTGAAGAAGGCCATGACGATTACCTGAAAATGCTGACTGAAGAATGA
- a CDS encoding T9SS type A sorting domain-containing protein, translating to MLISLNHSTAAMLNPPYSNYDYFKIPNPPGGSINGTYGIGAYPTVIIIKPNRAIAEQDIWPINNSILRSKILQHGGIPQDCNALTFELTLEVNPVEGGEVSGAGDYAAGAAVEINAVSNEGWMFENWTDELGTVVSTDATYSFTMPDNDLTLIANFQMMEFELVLLVNPEESGEVTGGGIYHLGDEVEISAIPYNGWGFLNWTNEQGVEVSSTAIFDFTMLAGDLTLTANFEPISGLDEVSQSGLLHVFPNPSTGMLKLNIDGKLVGSQYVMYNHLGENILSGQFHTENMVINMTDFPTGVYFITTTGSLKQSLKIIKK from the coding sequence ATGCTGATAAGCCTAAACCACTCCACTGCCGCAATGCTTAATCCTCCCTATTCCAACTATGATTATTTCAAAATTCCAAATCCACCAGGTGGCAGTATCAATGGTACCTACGGGATTGGAGCGTATCCAACTGTAATCATCATAAAACCCAACCGGGCAATTGCTGAGCAGGATATCTGGCCAATCAACAATTCCATCTTAAGATCCAAGATACTACAGCATGGCGGAATCCCGCAGGATTGTAACGCTCTGACATTTGAGCTTACGCTTGAAGTTAATCCTGTTGAGGGCGGAGAAGTTTCCGGTGCTGGCGATTATGCAGCCGGCGCAGCAGTTGAAATTAATGCTGTTTCAAACGAAGGCTGGATGTTCGAAAACTGGACTGATGAATTGGGCACCGTTGTTTCAACTGATGCCACATACTCCTTTACCATGCCCGATAATGACCTGACACTTATTGCCAACTTTCAAATGATGGAATTCGAACTCGTTTTGTTGGTTAATCCTGAAGAGAGTGGCGAAGTAACAGGTGGCGGAATTTATCATTTGGGCGATGAGGTTGAAATCAGCGCTATTCCCTACAATGGATGGGGATTTCTCAACTGGACCAATGAGCAAGGTGTAGAAGTATCATCAACGGCAATTTTCGATTTCACTATGCTGGCAGGTGATCTTACATTGACTGCTAATTTCGAACCTATTTCCGGGCTTGATGAGGTTAGTCAATCAGGATTATTACATGTTTTCCCGAACCCATCCACCGGAATGCTTAAACTGAACATTGACGGTAAGCTAGTTGGTTCGCAGTATGTGATGTATAACCACCTGGGTGAAAATATCCTTTCTGGCCAGTTCCACACTGAAAACATGGTTATTAATATGACTGATTTTCCCACCGGAGTATACTTTATCACAACCACCGGCAGCCTGAAACAATCACTGAAGATCATTAAGAAATAA
- a CDS encoding T9SS type A sorting domain-containing protein, which produces MAKDFETTALNDYLGLTYLDDGTEWEITQLEGAGLSLTDQLEFNYYGGTDAHYSIDRMGTTSGEVLLACEESHGRMIMNEGENYTAVSSSAIFGAIANGEGLNLKPYLMAELINQFLGLNSVFSLNLTASPEEGGTVDGSGDFMAGSQVEVSATPAIGWEFVNWTNLMGMIISTDSIYSFQMPASTITLIANFIPLTGQVEFIVPALVSAYPNPFNNKVSLDFDPSFIGSEFSIIDLTGRIVLSGMIRSEKMHLDFSKINSGVFMLNIPAFPFKPIRIMKR; this is translated from the coding sequence GTGGCTAAAGATTTCGAAACTACTGCTTTAAATGATTATCTTGGATTAACTTACCTGGATGACGGCACCGAATGGGAAATAACCCAACTTGAAGGAGCCGGGCTCAGTTTAACCGATCAACTGGAATTCAATTATTACGGTGGAACCGATGCGCATTACAGCATTGATAGAATGGGCACTACCAGCGGTGAAGTGCTGCTTGCCTGTGAAGAAAGCCATGGCAGAATGATCATGAATGAAGGCGAAAACTATACAGCCGTTTCGTCGTCTGCTATCTTTGGAGCTATTGCGAATGGAGAAGGTTTGAACCTGAAGCCTTATCTGATGGCTGAACTCATTAATCAATTCCTTGGCCTAAATTCAGTTTTCAGTCTGAACCTTACTGCCAGCCCGGAAGAAGGTGGAACAGTGGACGGCTCAGGTGATTTTATGGCAGGTTCGCAAGTTGAAGTATCTGCTACACCGGCTATTGGTTGGGAATTTGTAAACTGGACAAACCTCATGGGAATGATCATTTCAACGGATTCAATTTACAGTTTTCAAATGCCGGCAAGCACGATAACACTGATCGCAAACTTTATCCCTCTAACAGGACAAGTGGAATTCATTGTTCCGGCGCTTGTGTCAGCCTATCCAAATCCTTTTAACAATAAGGTCTCTCTTGATTTTGATCCCAGTTTCATCGGATCAGAATTCAGCATCATTGATCTTACAGGAAGAATAGTGTTGAGTGGTATGATCCGCTCAGAAAAAATGCATCTCGACTTCAGCAAGATTAACAGCGGTGTATTTATGCTTAATATTCCTGCTTTTCCCTTCAAACCAATCAGGATTATGAAGAGATAA
- a CDS encoding type II toxin-antitoxin system PemK/MazF family toxin: MKQREIWFADLNPVKGSEQRGIRPVVVVSGNAMNDNLGICIICPLSSKIKDYAGCIVIEKSKVPGLDSDSEIITFQIRTLSKERFISKIGEISREELNKIKKGLNEILTY; this comes from the coding sequence ATGAAACAACGGGAAATCTGGTTTGCCGACTTAAACCCGGTTAAAGGCAGCGAGCAACGAGGCATAAGGCCAGTTGTTGTAGTCAGTGGCAATGCCATGAATGACAACCTTGGCATTTGCATAATTTGCCCATTGAGTTCAAAAATAAAAGATTATGCCGGCTGTATAGTAATTGAAAAGAGCAAAGTTCCCGGGCTTGATAGCGACTCTGAAATAATCACTTTTCAAATCAGAACCCTTTCAAAAGAAAGATTTATTAGTAAAATTGGTGAAATCAGCCGTGAGGAACTCAATAAGATTAAAAAAGGATTAAATGAGATTTTAACATACTGA
- a CDS encoding T9SS type A sorting domain-containing protein has protein sequence MEGVNVAKNHASTSLNTYLGLNYLHDGTNWEVASLSGANSSLTDQLDFHYFGGPDPHYSVDRMSTSVGEIIFSCEAGYGRMIKNEGETFKVITSSIILGALADGDGLNLKPFFVSEMLNYFLGIGTDEYEVSLASSPMLGGEVLGAGEYLLGSYVEINAVPASGWAFVNWTNYSGMVVSVDPYYSFSMPDYDLTLAANFEPLTGLDEQAITKFSIYPNPVTDRAMIQLDQQLIGASYFIHDLYGKMLGTGILRSEKNNLDLNHLLPGVYVFTVGGNVNQSLRIIKL, from the coding sequence ATGGAAGGCGTGAATGTGGCTAAGAACCACGCAAGTACAAGCCTGAATACCTATCTTGGACTGAATTACCTTCATGACGGAACCAACTGGGAAGTTGCCAGCCTTAGCGGTGCAAACAGCTCGTTAACTGATCAGCTGGATTTTCATTATTTTGGTGGACCCGATCCACACTACAGCGTTGACCGGATGTCAACATCAGTGGGAGAAATAATTTTTAGCTGCGAAGCAGGCTATGGCAGGATGATTAAAAATGAAGGCGAAACCTTTAAGGTCATTACATCCTCAATAATTCTTGGCGCCCTGGCTGACGGCGACGGCCTCAATTTAAAGCCTTTTTTCGTAAGCGAAATGCTAAACTACTTCCTGGGAATTGGCACGGATGAATATGAGGTTTCACTGGCATCAAGCCCGATGCTAGGAGGTGAGGTTCTTGGTGCGGGCGAATATCTGTTGGGATCGTATGTAGAGATTAACGCTGTACCGGCTAGCGGCTGGGCATTTGTAAACTGGACAAACTATTCGGGCATGGTGGTCTCAGTTGATCCTTATTATTCATTCTCTATGCCTGATTATGATCTGACCCTGGCAGCCAACTTCGAACCATTGACCGGGCTTGATGAGCAAGCTATCACGAAGTTTTCAATCTATCCGAATCCGGTAACTGACAGAGCTATGATTCAACTTGATCAACAGCTTATCGGAGCTAGCTATTTCATTCATGATTTGTACGGCAAAATGCTTGGCACAGGTATATTGCGATCGGAAAAGAACAATCTGGATTTAAATCATCTGCTTCCCGGGGTTTACGTTTTTACTGTAGGTGGTAATGTGAACCAATCGCTGAGGATTATTAAGTTATAG
- the yedF gene encoding sulfurtransferase-like selenium metabolism protein YedF, with protein MKTVDAQGKMCPMPLIMTKKALSEISENETLEILIDNETSVKNVSRFLEEHNMSISTEKQGKVFRLKVSKTGVILEETKAEDYCKTPMPVSSDYVIAIQKNKLGQGNDELGELLIKGFINTLPEIDNRPKSLVFMNSGIFLALKDSLVIDSLLKLEKEGVKILVCGTCLDYYKKKEELGVGIVSNMYDILNILSNAAKVLYP; from the coding sequence ATGAAAACTGTTGATGCACAAGGGAAAATGTGCCCAATGCCCCTAATCATGACCAAAAAGGCGTTGAGTGAAATTTCTGAAAACGAAACCCTTGAAATACTTATTGACAATGAAACCTCGGTAAAAAATGTCAGCCGCTTTCTGGAAGAGCACAATATGAGCATTTCTACCGAGAAACAGGGAAAAGTCTTCCGGCTGAAAGTAAGCAAAACCGGAGTTATTCTGGAAGAAACCAAGGCAGAGGATTATTGTAAGACTCCGATGCCGGTTTCTTCGGATTATGTGATCGCAATTCAGAAGAATAAGCTGGGACAAGGGAATGATGAACTTGGTGAGTTATTGATCAAAGGTTTTATCAATACCTTGCCTGAAATTGATAATAGACCTAAATCATTGGTCTTTATGAACTCAGGGATTTTCCTGGCTCTCAAAGACTCACTGGTTATTGATTCTTTATTAAAACTTGAAAAAGAAGGTGTAAAGATTCTCGTTTGCGGAACCTGCCTCGATTATTACAAAAAGAAAGAAGAGCTGGGCGTTGGTATCGTTTCCAATATGTACGACATACTAAATATTTTGAGCAATGCTGCAAAAGTTCTGTATCCATAA